A region of the Amycolatopsis sp. cg13 genome:
CGTGGCGAGCGCGATTCGCTTCGTCATGCCACCCACGCTAATCGGGATTGGCCTAACGGGGTGGTCCAGTTCGGGGCGGGTGGCGTGGGCCAGTCAGGGCCGCGGCCGAGCGTTGCGGAGCCGGATGCCGCTGAACCCCGCCGTGCTGGCGGTCACCGCGTCCCAGAACGGCCAGAGGTTCGAGAGCACCCGCAGCTGAATTCCCGCCTCCTCGTGCAGACGCAGGAGGAGGCGACCGGTTCGGCGGAGACGTGGGCATGCGGGACGGGCTCGCCGAACGACCGGGAGCTGGCGACGAGAGGCGGCTACCGCGCGGTTGCCGCGGCATGGGGGAAGCGGGTGATCCCCGCGTCCTCGGAGAAGTGCGGCACCTGGCCTGGTTCTGGTCACCTGCGCCCGTCAATTGCCGACGCCTCGATGCTCATCGGCCCCGCGAAGAAGCACCACACAGGTCCAGTTCGGGTCGCGCGCCTGATCAACCGGCCGCGCGCGACCCGCCCTGCTCAGCGACCGCAGAACAGGCAGAGCGGCAAAACCAGCTCAAGATCCGTCTTCCGCACCGGTTTCCCGTCCACCGGCGTCTTCCCCGGCGGGGTGTCCGCGTCCGGCTGGATGCCGCCCGCCGCGACGCGGTCCAGGGTGCGCAGGCCGGCCGAGCCGACCGTGCCGAAGACCGTGTAGTTCGGCAGCAGGCTGGAATCCCCGTACACCACGAAGAACTGCGAGCCGTTCGTGTCCGGTCCGGCGTTCGCCATGGCCAGCAGTCCGCGCGCGTACGTCCGGCGCTTGCCCGTCGGGTCGGACGGCGCGGGCGGGAGCGTCGTCGGGAGTTCGTCCCGGAACTTGTAGCCCGGGCCGCCCTCGCCGGTGCCGGACGGGTCGCCGCACTGCAGGACCTTCAGCGTCGGGTACGCGGTGAGCCGGTGGCAGGTCGTCTGGTTGTAGA
Encoded here:
- a CDS encoding peptidylprolyl isomerase, translated to MKKLLVSVLTALSLVAVAAPASAADSAPPKVTSGPCQYTSTPDDPAVRPVSLPRDPKHTPNHGSVDVAVFSNQGLLPLKLNRAQAPCTVQSFLHLAANGFYNQTTCHRLTAYPTLKVLQCGDPSGTGEGGPGYKFRDELPTTLPPAPSDPTGKRRTYARGLLAMANAGPDTNGSQFFVVYGDSSLLPNYTVFGTVGSAGLRTLDRVAAGGIQPDADTPPGKTPVDGKPVRKTDLELVLPLCLFCGR
- a CDS encoding DUF6886 family protein, coding for MTRTRPGAALLRGRGDHPLPPCRGNRAVAASRRQLPVVRRARPACPRLRRTGRLLLRLHEEAGIQLRVLSNLWPFWDAVTASTAGFSGIRLRNARPRP